Genomic segment of Desulfotomaculum sp.:
CCGGAGAACGTCAGGTACCGGATTGTAAGGTTGCGTTAACGCATGTAACCGGCGGCGGAGTGTATGGTACAGAGAACGCAATCTGTACTATTCATATATTAACTAGTTAGTCTTTGTTTTTATCAGTTTAAATATTGAAATAAAAGTCATTAAAGAAGGGGGATAAAAAGATGGCAGTGAAAGATAGAGTTTCATTAGTTACTGAAGCAGGATCTGGAATTGGTGAAGCAGTTGCAAAAAGCCTGGCTCAAAATGGAGCTAAGGTGGTTGTAAGTGATGTTAATAAAGAGAAAGTAGATAAGGTGGTAAAAGAAATTCAAAATGATGGCGGCCAAGCAATTGGTATAACCGCAGATGTATCAAAAAAAGATCAAGTGCAGGAAATGTTTAAAAAGATAATCGAAAGTTTTGGACGTATAGATATTTTAGTAAACTGCGCCGATATGGTTAAAAATAGCAATATTATAGAACTGATAGAGGAAGACTGGGATAAAGTCATAGATTTTAATTTAAAAGGAACATTTCTTTGTTGCCAGGCAGCATCAAAACATATGAAGGAACAGAAGTATGGTCGGATAATCAATGTTTCGTCACGTGAAATGCTGGGATGGCCCGAAGAGACAAGTTACTCTGCTTCTAAAGGCGGCATAGTTAGCTTGTCTCGTTCATTAGCTTTGGAACTGGGAAAGGATGGAATCAGGGTAAATTGTGTAGCGGCTGGTTTAATTAAAACACCATATTTTGATGGATTGCCTAAAGAACAACAAGAGAGTTTGATCAAAGCGCAACCGATGGGTATAATTGGTAAGCCAGAAGATGTCGCATTTGCTGTATTATATTTTGCTGATGACGAAGCAGGTTATATAACAGGGCAGACCCTGTACGCTTGCGGCGGCAGGAGCGTTTTAAGTTCATTATCATGTTAAACGAGGAGGATTAAAAAATGAATATAAAAGGTAGAGTGGCTTTGATTACCGGTTCGGGAAGCGGGATCGGTAAGGGTACTGCGAAAGCAATGGCCGAACGAGGCGCAAAGGTAGTTATAAATGATGTTGTTCAAGATAGAATAGACGAGGTGGTTGGAGAAATAAATGTTGCTGGCGGAGAAGCTATGGGGATTAAATCAGATATAACAAACAAAGCAGAAGTAGAGAATATGTTCAAAAAAATAGTAGATTCTTATGGAAGGATAGATATTCTTGTTAATAATGCTGGTATAGCCAGGGATAAAGGACTTCTGAAGTTAACAGAAGAAGATTGGGATGTAGTTCTAGATGTTAATTTAAAGGCAGTGTTTCTCTGTACGCAACAAGCGGTAACGTATATGAGAGAGCAAAATTATGGCCGGATAATTAATATTGCATCGCGCGCCTGGCTGGGGTGGCCTACGCAGGCAAATTATGCAGCTTCTAAGGGTGGGATGGTTAGTTTCACCCGCACCCTGGCATTGGAACTTGCGAAACGTGGAATTACAGTTAACTGTATACCGCCGGGTCTGATTAATACTCCGCTATGGATGTCTGTGCCTGAGAAAATTCGAGAGAACCTTTTGAAAATACAGCCTACTGGAACGATTGGTGATGTGTATGATATTGCCAGAACGGTAATCTTCTTCGCAAGTGATGAAGCGTCGTATATTACGGGGCAGGTCCTTTACGTTTGCGGAGGGAAAAGCATTTATGCAGCTATATAGTAATTCTTAAAAAACAATTCACAGAAAGAAGAGATTATTTTCTCTTCTTTCTGTGAATTAATAAAGTAAAGTTTTTGGGAGGTGAAAGATAAATCATGAGTTCATTATCAGATATCAGGGTGCTCGATTTTGGAAGTGAAATGGGTAGTTATGCAGGAAAATTATATGCTGATCTAGGAGCGGATGTTATCCATATTGAGTCCCCGGAAGGAGATCCACTCCGGTATAGCGGGCCATTTTATAAAGATAAACAGGGGAGGGAAAACAGTTTAAAGTTTCTTTACCATAATACCAGTAAGAGGGGAATAGTCCTGGATATAACAAAGCAAGAGGGGAAGGAAGTATTTTTAAAGCTAATAAAGACAGCAGATATTCTAATTGAAAGCTTCTCTCCCGGATATTTGGATGAATTGGGATTATCATACGCTTACTTGAGAAGGGAAAACCCCAGACTGGTTCATGCCGCGATAACTCCCTTTGGGCAGGAAGGACCTTATTGCCTATGGAAGGCTTCTGATCTGACAATAATGGCCCTGGGCGGGTTTTTATACATAGCGGGTGAAGATGATGAAAAACCTGCGTGGGCGTATGGTGAACAGGCTTACATGGCAGGTTCGATGTATGGAGCGGTGGGAACCATAATCGCTTTATACGAAGCTGAACGAACCGGAGAAGGACAATTCGTAGACGTTTCTATGCAGGCATGCGCGGCTACAGGATTGGAGAACGCTCTGCAATACTGGGATCTGGAAAAGACGATTCGCAGAAGCTCTTCTACAACGGAAGCAGGGTATGGTGTTTACCCCTGTAAAGATGGTTATATTTATATAGTTCAGATGGGAGACAATGTGTACTTATGGGAGCCTCTTCCTAAATGGCTAAGAGAGGAAGGAGTTAAGGGCTCAGAAATAATAAGCCAAAAAGAATGGGAATCAACGAGGTTTAGACGAGAAGCGGAGTCGAAGCGAGTATTCAGGGAAATTTTTGAGTCTTTTACTATGAAACATGATAAAAAGTTCTTGTTTGAGGAAGGCCAACGAAGGGGCGTTCCCTTAGCTCCTATATTTGATTCTAAAGATGTATATGAAGATCCTCATTTGAACTACCGGCAGTTTTTTAAGACATTATTTCATGAAGTATTGGGGGGAGAGGTTTGTTATCCCGGAGAGCCTTACCTCATGGAAAAAATCCCCTGGCAGATAAAACCGGCGCCGGCATTCGGACAGTATACCAGGGAGATACTGGAAGAAATAGGATATTCAAAAGAACAGATAGAAACCCTGAATGAAAGGGGGGTAATATATGTTTAAGCATGCCCTGACAGGAATTAGGGTGACGGACTTTTCCTGGGTTGGAGCAGGTCCGCTGACAACCCGCTTTCTGGCCGAGTGTGGCGCAGAGGTAATTAAAATAGAAACCCACAAAAGACCGGAGATCTTGCGTGTAGCGCCGCCATTCAAAGACAAGGAAAAGGGAATTGAGCGCAGCGGGTATTTTAGCAGCAGGAATCCAAACAAGAAAAGCCTCTCTGTTAATATGAATCATTCCAGAGCACGGGAGGTAGTTGTTCCTTTAATAGAAAAAAGCGATATTGTAATCAATAGCTTTTCCGCAGGGCAAATGGAAAAGTGGGGACTGGGATACGAGGATTTGAAAAAAGTAAAGCCGGATATTATTTACGTAGATATGCCCCCTTGGGGGAATGTAGGGCCGTATATAAAATACAAGGCTTTTGGCGCTTTAATAAATTCAGTTACCGGCTTTAACTACCTGTCGGGAAATACCGATGGCTTTCCCATTGGCACGGGAACCAATTATACCGACCATATTCCCGTGCCTACTCATCTTGCTTTTGCCATTGTCGCAGCTTTAAGGCATCGCCGGAAAACAGGAGAAGGACAGTATATAGAAATACCCCAAATGCAGGCGGGAATTGCCGTAACCTCGGCGGTAGCAATAATGGATTACGCGGCAAACGGGCGTATTCAATCCCGGATGGGCTGCCGGCACCCCTGCTTTGCGCCGCATGGGGTATATAAAGTAAAAGGTGACAGAAAATGGATTGCCATTGCTGTATTTAACAACCAGGAATGGGTATCGTTAAAGGAGTGCATGGGAAATCCCCGGTGGGCCGAAGATCAAAAATTTGCTACAGACGAGGGAAGGCTGGCCAACCGGGATGAATTGGACGCCCAACTAGAAAAGTGGTCTTCCGAACAGGATGGAGAAGAACTCATGTTTGATCTGCAAAAAATGGGGGTGCGCAGCGGCCTGGTATATAATGCAAAGGAAGTTATAATAGATATTCAACTTCAGTCTAGAGGCTTTTTTGTATATCTAGATCACCCCGAAGTAGGAATTACTTTATATACAGGTTCGCCCATACGTATGTCAAAAACACCGCCAGGAATCCGAAAGCACGCACCTTTATTGGGACAAAATACATTTGAAGTATTGGAAAATATATTACAGTTAGATGAAGCAGCCGTTACGGAGTTGCAAAATGAAGGGGTTCTTGAATAGCTCTAGCAGTTTGTCTTCTCCTTCAAGACTGATTGCTTGGCGGCGGTATGGAACTGGCGTTTGCCTGTGACATCAGAATTGCTTCCGGCAAGGCTTTTTTTAATGTACAATATAAGGAAAAAGCCCTGTCGATGAAATATTAAGGTAAATGGGAGAAATATGTAAATTCCTATTGTAATAAATATATAACAATATTATATTATTATAACCTGACTTTTGTAGAAAGAACAAAAGAAAAAACAGCGTAACCCTTTGAAACGCAACGGTTGGCGCTGTTTTAATTTTGTCATATTCTCATTGTGGGAATCAGCCTTTTTTCACATCACCTAAAATATTTTTAATATCTTTTAACCGCATTAACTTTTTGCTGAAATCAACTCCCACAGCGGCGCCAATAGAGTCCGTCACCTCATCAGCATAGTCAAACAAATTCGCTTTTAGTAACCTTGAAAGACTCCTCAATCCGCCATAGCCCCCGGTAGATCTCGATAATCTCATCGTCAGACTTTTTCCACTTGCTGGTTACAATGGCGTAATAACCGTCAAACTTTTCCTCTTCCTTGAGTTTCGCCGCGTCAAATACCGGTTTTTGTTTCGAGGTAAGGATCTCGCCGGTTTTTTTGTCAAAAACGAGGTTTTTCACATATTTAGCGGCGCCATAAGACGTCGCCTTATTGTATTTGGCGGGATCTCTAACCAAATCCAGGGCTTTCATGATAGCAGGCTCCCGTTCGGTTTTGGCCCGTTTGTCATAGTCCCGGCTGTAAAACACCACCTGTTTCTCATCGATCTGGACTTTTTTCGGTTTGCCATTGCTAGCAGTTATGGTGATCTCCCGGGGATACAGTCTGGACTTTATCTTGTAACCTTCCCCCCGCC
This window contains:
- a CDS encoding acyl-CoA hydratase, which encodes MSSLSDIRVLDFGSEMGSYAGKLYADLGADVIHIESPEGDPLRYSGPFYKDKQGRENSLKFLYHNTSKRGIVLDITKQEGKEVFLKLIKTADILIESFSPGYLDELGLSYAYLRRENPRLVHAAITPFGQEGPYCLWKASDLTIMALGGFLYIAGEDDEKPAWAYGEQAYMAGSMYGAVGTIIALYEAERTGEGQFVDVSMQACAATGLENALQYWDLEKTIRRSSSTTEAGYGVYPCKDGYIYIVQMGDNVYLWEPLPKWLREEGVKGSEIISQKEWESTRFRREAESKRVFREIFESFTMKHDKKFLFEEGQRRGVPLAPIFDSKDVYEDPHLNYRQFFKTLFHEVLGGEVCYPGEPYLMEKIPWQIKPAPAFGQYTREILEEIGYSKEQIETLNERGVIYV
- a CDS encoding succinyl-CoA--benzylsuccinate CoA-transferase, giving the protein MFKHALTGIRVTDFSWVGAGPLTTRFLAECGAEVIKIETHKRPEILRVAPPFKDKEKGIERSGYFSSRNPNKKSLSVNMNHSRAREVVVPLIEKSDIVINSFSAGQMEKWGLGYEDLKKVKPDIIYVDMPPWGNVGPYIKYKAFGALINSVTGFNYLSGNTDGFPIGTGTNYTDHIPVPTHLAFAIVAALRHRRKTGEGQYIEIPQMQAGIAVTSAVAIMDYAANGRIQSRMGCRHPCFAPHGVYKVKGDRKWIAIAVFNNQEWVSLKECMGNPRWAEDQKFATDEGRLANRDELDAQLEKWSSEQDGEELMFDLQKMGVRSGLVYNAKEVIIDIQLQSRGFFVYLDHPEVGITLYTGSPIRMSKTPPGIRKHAPLLGQNTFEVLENILQLDEAAVTELQNEGVLE
- a CDS encoding beta-ketoacyl-ACP reductase; this encodes MAVKDRVSLVTEAGSGIGEAVAKSLAQNGAKVVVSDVNKEKVDKVVKEIQNDGGQAIGITADVSKKDQVQEMFKKIIESFGRIDILVNCADMVKNSNIIELIEEDWDKVIDFNLKGTFLCCQAASKHMKEQKYGRIINVSSREMLGWPEETSYSASKGGIVSLSRSLALELGKDGIRVNCVAAGLIKTPYFDGLPKEQQESLIKAQPMGIIGKPEDVAFAVLYFADDEAGYITGQTLYACGGRSVLSSLSC
- a CDS encoding beta-ketoacyl-ACP reductase; this encodes MNIKGRVALITGSGSGIGKGTAKAMAERGAKVVINDVVQDRIDEVVGEINVAGGEAMGIKSDITNKAEVENMFKKIVDSYGRIDILVNNAGIARDKGLLKLTEEDWDVVLDVNLKAVFLCTQQAVTYMREQNYGRIINIASRAWLGWPTQANYAASKGGMVSFTRTLALELAKRGITVNCIPPGLINTPLWMSVPEKIRENLLKIQPTGTIGDVYDIARTVIFFASDEASYITGQVLYVCGGKSIYAAI